TGACCCAGATCCATCCGCCGAACAGGTCCTCTGCTACGTGGACGTCATCCACTGCAGTGGCAAAGACCCGTTTTCCCTGCCGCAGCAGCATATCCCACCAGATTTCTCCATGTCCGCCATGGCAGAGATGCTCCGTTCCATTGTTAAACACTTCAACGGCGTGGAGTCCCTCCAGGCCTAAAATCTCCTCCGCACCCATTCTGGACCAGACCGGATGTGCCAGAGAAACAAACTGCCCGTCTTCCCGCATTAGGTCCACCAGGCGCTGATCCTTCAGTTCTGCGGGTGAATACCGCTTGCACAGGTACTCCGTCTCTTCCTTGCCGGCAGCGGCAATCCCCACCACATGGATACACTTGTCAGGGCTGTATTCAAGATCATGCTCCAGCCCTGTAAGCAGGATAATCTGATCCTCCGGCAGTTCACTGTGGGAAACCAAAACGTTGTGGTCTGTCATGGCCAAAAACGCATATCCGTGGTCACGATACAGCTCTGCTAACTCCCTGGGACTGAACATCCCGTCTGATACTGTGGAGTGGCTGTGGATATTTCCCTTCAGCCAGACGCCGCCATCTGGGAACAATGATTTTTTCATATCTGTCCTCAATTTCTGAAAATGAATTACTTCATCATAGCCGGCAGCAGCGTGGCGATACCGGGGACAAAGGTCACGACCAGAAGTGCGATCAGCAGGGCGGCAATCAGTTCCTTGCCCTGTTTCAAGAACTCCGGCATCTCAATCTCGCACAGATTGCAGC
This genomic window from Pusillibacter faecalis contains:
- a CDS encoding CehA/McbA family metallohydrolase, whose product is MKKSLFPDGGVWLKGNIHSHSTVSDGMFSPRELAELYRDHGYAFLAMTDHNVLVSHSELPEDQIILLTGLEHDLEYSPDKCIHVVGIAAAGKEETEYLCKRYSPAELKDQRLVDLMREDGQFVSLAHPVWSRMGAEEILGLEGLHAVEVFNNGTEHLCHGGHGEIWWDMLLRQGKRVFATAVDDVHVAEDLFGGWIWVKATRRSREAILDALFQGNYYSSTGPEIYDFGLDGEQVYVSCSECREIHFVTYSPRGKSLFAEPDGVLKEACYTLTGRESYVRVVCVDHNGKSAWSNPIFFDE